In Spinacia oleracea cultivar Varoflay chromosome 5, BTI_SOV_V1, whole genome shotgun sequence, a single window of DNA contains:
- the LOC110775095 gene encoding pentatricopeptide repeat-containing protein At3g48250, chloroplastic, whose amino-acid sequence MNRAKLIRLSARLINSLSSTRQPGLHSLRLNQVTNFSYLAQSPPFPFAKPTHSSLISSNSHQNVYFTTKSESMFELILSKDDWSVEIENELKKLNPNVNHESVVYVLKKLNQNPKKSMDFYKWVRDKKKFETRYVPCTLLLKTLACREFMEDFWAVASEMKGKGLCIDYQIYVAVNGALEREKMAKEAAEWTKFYDSMWKENGQNDVVKNVVKVIMGSEWSEEVESKLKRLNFPLSENVVFRVIWGLKEKPLNALKFFNWVVSCRKYEHSSVTYSRMARVLSLGGLMGEFWDLVTRMRSEGHEIDGYVKLARCLNNGDAVNLFELIMDGPYKLSEKDCIWLLKILAHDTNPDIDLVNRVVNKYVEVGNTHNKATYDCIHRSLCKTGRFDEAKKIVDKMRKAGFKPDNITYSQEVFGLCKLRRFEDANLVLNQMEDEGCVPDIKTWTILIQGYCAAGKMDEALTCFAQVPDKNLDPDADMLEVLINGFISHDKLLGAYKFLVEMVRKACLKPWQATYKLMIEKLVQNGEIDKAYYLLSMMKEQEYPPYPEPFVEYISKSGTVQDAKKLLAAVPMKGSTPSIEAYVNIITSFFNKGRHSEAKDLLYVSPPKVRRQKKIQKLFGFEPPKQLS is encoded by the coding sequence ATGAACAGAGCTAAATTAATCCGTTTATCTGCTCGACTCATCAACTCGCTTTCCTCAACTCGGCAACCAGGACTCCACTCGCTCAGGTTAAATCAGGTGACTAACTTTTCCTACTTAGCTCAATCTCCCCCCTTTCCTTTTGCTAAACCTACACACTCAAGCTTAATTTCCTCAAATTCCCATCAAAATGTATACTTCACCACTAAATCAGAGTCTATGTTTGAGCTTATACTTTCCAAAGATGATTGGTCAGTAGAAATTGAGAATGAATTGAAAAAGCTAAACCCTAATGTGAATCATGAATCTGTAGTTTATGTTTTGAAGAAATTgaatcaaaaccctaaaaaatcaaTGGATTTTTATAAATGGGTTCGCGATAAAAAGAAGTTTGAGACTAGATATGTGCCTTGTACTTTATTGCTTAAGACTTTAGCTTGTAGAGAGTTTATGGAAGATTTCTGGGCTGTTGCCTCTGAAATGAAGGGAAAAGGGTTATGCATTGATTACCAGATTTATGTTGCTGTTAATGGGGCTTTAGAAAGGGAAAAGATGGCTAAGGAGGCTGCAGAATGGACCAAATTTTACGACTCAATGTGGAAGGAGAATGGTCAAAATGATGTTGTCAAGAATGTAGTTAAGGTAATAATGGGGTCTGAGTGGAGTGAGGAAGTTGAGAGTAAGTTGAAGAGGCTGAATTTTCCATTATCGGAGAATGTCGTGTTTAGGGTGATTTGGGGATTGAAGGAAAAGCCATTGAATGCTCTGAAATTCTTCAATTGGGTTGTGAGTTGCAGAAAATATGAGCATAGTAGTGTAACTTATAGCAGAATGGCTAGGGTTTTATCACTTGGTGGACTAATGGGTGAATTCTGGGATCTGGTGACTCGAATGAGAAGCGAGGGGCATGAGATTGATGGCTATGTGAAGCTTGCAAGGTGTCTTAACAATGGAGATGCTGTTAACCTCTTTGAGCTTATCATGGATGGTCCATACAAGCTTTCGGAGAAAGATTGTATTTGGCTTTTGAAGATCCTTGCACATGATACTAACCCAGATATTGATTTGGTAAACAGGGTTGTTAACAAGTATGTAGAAGTGGGAAATACACATAATAAAGCTACATATGATTGTATACATAGATCTTTATGTAAAACCGGGAGATTTGATGAAGCGAAGAAGATAGTAGACAAGATGAGGAAAGCAGGCTTTAAGCCTGACAACATTACTTACAGTCAAGAAGTGTTCGGCCTCTGTAAACTGAGAAGGTTTGAAGATGCTAATCTGGTGTTAAACCAAATGGAAGATGAAGGATGTGTACCAGATATAAAGACATGGACAATACTAATCCAAGGGTATTGTGCAGCAGGCAAAATGGATGAAGCATTAACATGTTTTGCACAAGTACCAGATAAAAACCTCGACCCAGATGCTGATATGTTGGAGGTTTTGATAAACGGGTTCATTTCACATGATAAGTTGCTTGGTGCTTATAAGTTTCTTGTTGAAATGGTCCGAAAAGCTTGCTTAAAACCATGGCAGGCAACTTACAAACTGATGATTGAGAAATTAGTGCAAAATGGAGAAATTGATAAAGCATATTACCTTCTTAGTATGATGAAGGAGCAGGAATATCCGCCTTATCCTGAACCGTTTGTTGAATATATCTCGAAATCTGGAACTGTGCAGGATGCGAAGAAGCTCTTAGCAGCTGTGCCAATGAAAGGTTCTACTCCATCCATTGAAGCTTATGTAAATATTATTACATCTTTCTTTAATAAAGGTAGACATTCTGAAGCTAAGGATTTGCTTTATGTTAGTCCTCCTAAGGTTCGGAGGcaaaagaaaattcagaaattgtttGGGTTTGAGCCTCCGAAACAGCTCTCGTAG